A genomic region of Pseudomonas sp. MPC6 contains the following coding sequences:
- a CDS encoding cbb3-type cytochrome c oxidase subunit 3, with product MILIVLDTVGVIVLWLAVECCLKHQTAQSLEDASLIPFADDPEVARRVELATGKTVKAVAPQALKPGWGNLDV from the coding sequence ATGATCCTGATCGTGCTGGATACAGTCGGCGTGATAGTGCTTTGGTTGGCGGTCGAATGTTGCCTGAAGCACCAGACCGCCCAGAGTCTGGAGGATGCGAGCCTGATCCCGTTTGCCGATGATCCGGAGGTGGCGCGGCGGGTGGAATTGGCGACGGGGAAGACGGTTAAAGCGGTGGCGCCGCAAGCGCTGAAACCAGGTTGGGGCAACCTCGATGTGTGA
- a CDS encoding peptidylprolyl isomerase: MKKPTVVVGAGALALLVVAVTLGLRTGNDPVAAQQPAPSSVLAASEPAVARLGNQHVAPEELKTLLATLAPESREQLRADRGALEGWLRSRLAEKAVLEQADAQGWRHRPQVEQQTRAATEQIIFRDYLQSVSQVPTDYPSAAQLQQAYDAGKSGWMTPPMYRVSQIFLGVADPQSLEAARKQALELSKKAQATPAEFAALASQYSQDRASAEKGGDTGLQPLQQLVPEVRGAVSRLKVGGVSEPVQSAAGFHVIKLTEQQPARVATLDELRERLTQALRAQHQEQIAKAYLEGMLKTATLSIDGAVLNKVLEDQQ, translated from the coding sequence GTGAAAAAACCTACGGTAGTGGTCGGCGCAGGTGCGCTGGCCTTGCTGGTGGTTGCCGTCACGCTGGGATTGCGTACGGGCAACGATCCGGTCGCGGCGCAACAGCCGGCGCCATCATCGGTGCTCGCGGCGAGTGAACCGGCGGTGGCGCGACTGGGCAATCAGCACGTCGCACCCGAAGAGCTCAAAACGTTGCTGGCGACGTTAGCGCCCGAGTCGCGGGAGCAACTGCGGGCCGATCGCGGCGCTTTGGAAGGTTGGCTTCGCTCACGCCTGGCCGAAAAAGCGGTGCTGGAACAGGCCGATGCCCAAGGTTGGCGTCACCGCCCGCAGGTCGAGCAGCAAACCCGTGCGGCCACCGAGCAAATCATCTTTCGCGACTACTTGCAGTCGGTCAGTCAAGTGCCGACCGATTACCCCAGTGCAGCCCAATTGCAGCAGGCCTATGACGCAGGCAAGTCCGGCTGGATGACGCCGCCGATGTATCGGGTCAGCCAGATTTTTCTCGGCGTCGCCGATCCGCAAAGCCTTGAAGCCGCGCGCAAGCAGGCGCTGGAGTTGAGCAAAAAGGCCCAAGCCACACCGGCCGAGTTCGCCGCGCTGGCAAGTCAGTATTCCCAGGATCGCGCCAGTGCCGAAAAGGGCGGTGATACCGGCCTGCAACCTTTGCAGCAACTGGTGCCGGAAGTGCGCGGCGCCGTCTCGCGACTCAAGGTCGGTGGCGTGTCGGAACCGGTACAGAGCGCAGCGGGTTTTCATGTGATCAAACTCACCGAGCAGCAACCGGCACGTGTCGCGACCCTGGACGAACTGCGCGAACGCCTGACCCAGGCCTTGCGTGCCCAGCATCAGGAACAAATTGCCAAGGCCTACCTGGAAGGTATGCTCAAAACCGCTACGCTGAGCATCGATGGTGCGGTGTTGAACAAGGTGCTGGAGGACCAGCAATAA
- a CDS encoding nitrite/sulfite reductase, with the protein MYQYDDYDRALVFERVAQFRDQVERFMAGELSEEEFLPLRLQNGLYLQKHAYMLRVAIPYGTLSAQQMRTLASIARDYDRGYGHFTTRQNLQFNWIELAQVPDILERLAQVEMHAIQTSGNCVRNITTEAFAGVAADELIDPRPLAEILRQWSTINPEFLFLPRKFKIAICSAQQDRAAIMMHDIGLYLYPGADGQMLLRVIVGGGLGRTPILGLQIREGLPWQHLLSYVEAVLRVYNRHGRRDNKYKARIKILVKALGIEAFAREVEEEWQYLKDGPAQLTEVEYERVASAFVAPDYRSLSDTDLEFGTRLAENPAFARWVARNVQPHKVSGYASVVLSTKPGIAAPPGDVTSEQMDAVAAWSEHFGFAEIRIAHEQNIVLPDVAKTELFALWRLACEQGLGSANIGLLTDIIACPGGDFCALANAKSIPIAQAIQGRFEDLDYLHDLGDISLNISGCMNACGHHHIGNIGILGVDKNGSEWYQITLGGSQGKHSALGKVIGPSFSAAEVPEVIDRIIATFVRYRESDELFVDTLQRIGLEPFKEEVYPKLLEVLA; encoded by the coding sequence ATGTATCAGTACGACGACTATGACCGGGCGCTGGTCTTCGAGCGGGTTGCGCAATTTCGCGACCAGGTCGAACGCTTCATGGCGGGCGAATTGAGCGAAGAGGAGTTTTTGCCGTTGCGCCTGCAGAACGGCCTGTACCTGCAAAAGCACGCCTACATGCTGCGCGTGGCCATTCCCTACGGCACCTTGAGCGCGCAGCAGATGCGCACGCTGGCGAGCATCGCCCGGGATTACGATCGTGGGTATGGTCACTTCACCACGCGCCAGAACCTGCAATTCAACTGGATCGAACTGGCCCAGGTCCCGGATATCCTCGAACGCCTGGCCCAGGTAGAAATGCACGCGATCCAGACCTCGGGCAATTGCGTACGCAACATCACCACCGAAGCGTTTGCCGGGGTCGCCGCCGACGAGTTGATCGACCCTCGGCCCCTGGCGGAAATCCTGCGGCAATGGTCGACCATCAACCCGGAATTCCTGTTTCTGCCGCGCAAGTTCAAGATCGCTATCTGCTCGGCGCAGCAGGACCGCGCCGCGATCATGATGCACGACATCGGCCTGTATCTTTATCCCGGTGCCGACGGGCAAATGCTGCTGCGGGTGATTGTCGGCGGCGGTTTGGGGCGTACGCCGATCCTTGGGCTGCAGATTCGCGAAGGGTTGCCGTGGCAGCACCTGCTGTCCTACGTCGAGGCCGTGCTGCGCGTCTACAACCGCCACGGCCGGCGCGACAACAAGTACAAGGCGCGGATCAAGATTCTGGTCAAGGCGCTGGGTATCGAGGCCTTTGCCAGGGAAGTCGAGGAGGAGTGGCAGTACCTCAAGGACGGTCCGGCGCAATTGACCGAAGTCGAATATGAGCGTGTCGCCAGTGCCTTCGTGGCCCCCGATTATCGCTCACTGTCCGATACCGACCTTGAATTCGGCACGCGTCTGGCAGAGAACCCGGCGTTTGCCCGTTGGGTGGCGCGCAATGTCCAGCCGCATAAGGTGTCGGGTTATGCCAGCGTCGTGTTGTCGACCAAACCGGGCATCGCGGCCCCGCCCGGTGATGTCACCTCCGAGCAGATGGACGCGGTTGCAGCGTGGTCCGAGCATTTCGGTTTTGCTGAAATCCGCATCGCCCATGAGCAGAACATTGTCCTGCCCGACGTGGCGAAAACCGAGCTGTTCGCCCTCTGGCGCCTCGCCTGCGAACAAGGCCTGGGCAGCGCCAATATCGGTTTGCTGACCGATATCATTGCCTGCCCTGGCGGCGACTTCTGCGCGCTGGCCAATGCCAAGTCCATCCCCATCGCCCAGGCGATTCAGGGACGTTTCGAAGACCTGGACTATCTGCACGACCTGGGTGATATCAGCCTCAATATCTCCGGCTGCATGAATGCCTGCGGCCACCACCACATCGGCAACATCGGCATTCTCGGGGTCGATAAAAACGGCAGCGAGTGGTACCAGATCACCCTTGGCGGCTCACAGGGCAAGCACAGCGCGTTGGGCAAGGTCATCGGCCCGTCCTTCAGCGCCGCCGAAGTGCCCGAGGTGATCGATCGGATCATCGCCACCTTCGTGCGTTACCGCGAGAGCGACGAGTTGTTTGTCGACACCTTGCAGCGCATCGGCCTGGAGCCGTTCAAGGAAGAGGTTTACCCCAAGCTCCTGGAGGTCCTGGCATGA
- a CDS encoding DNA repair protein: protein MNRKIMLFALGVLVTQGANAEGMEERLRTQLRSTAQQLQALQSQQAQASAAQMAAESQAKAAQAQIRQLTAELAKARGVAEQLAGQHDSLQSQAQAQASTSSEQLGKFKKAYEELLVMARGKEAERSKLAAQLAESDAQIQQCSLKNQQMYGIAKDIVTAYEKIDVAEVMKIRQPFAGAARVKFEELAQGFGDALYKTRFDAPQAAIAH, encoded by the coding sequence ATGAACAGAAAAATCATGCTGTTTGCCTTGGGCGTGCTGGTGACGCAAGGGGCGAATGCCGAAGGCATGGAAGAACGTCTGCGCACTCAATTGCGCAGCACTGCCCAGCAGCTGCAGGCCTTGCAAAGCCAGCAGGCTCAGGCCAGTGCCGCGCAAATGGCGGCCGAAAGCCAGGCCAAGGCGGCCCAGGCGCAAATCAGGCAACTGACCGCCGAATTGGCCAAGGCCCGAGGCGTCGCCGAACAGTTGGCCGGTCAGCACGACAGCCTGCAAAGCCAGGCCCAGGCGCAAGCGTCGACCAGCAGCGAACAGCTCGGCAAGTTCAAGAAGGCCTACGAGGAATTGTTGGTGATGGCCCGCGGCAAAGAAGCCGAGCGTTCGAAACTGGCGGCGCAATTGGCCGAAAGTGACGCACAAATTCAGCAATGTTCGCTCAAGAATCAACAGATGTATGGCATCGCCAAAGACATTGTCACCGCCTACGAAAAAATCGACGTCGCCGAGGTGATGAAGATTCGCCAACCGTTCGCCGGGGCTGCCCGGGTCAAGTTCGAAGAACTGGCCCAGGGTTTTGGCGACGCACTCTACAAGACCCGATTCGACGCGCCCCAGGCCGCGATCGCTCACTGA
- a CDS encoding LysR family transcriptional regulator, which produces MSFIESTGRQSVTEYRTFTAKPRSWLELAAGIDPEVAQYFMVSARCGCFMQAARTLNVKSTQLRKHLAQLEAQLQRTLFKFQGSALTLSSDGQQLQAQLMALAHERKLPVIEQPVIRLAVAETILHDILGRDLVSLLRRNASVRLDIISLDSELSLQAISADVVVWLAGTDSPLPGPSFVTREPQGLARLDYLPHIAKRYSRVAARPDSLDDLADFMLVQWQHDRQVEHFRPWNSVVDQRLAGVVQLHSYELMLEMIRCSACIGLLPHYMSRFDRGLVALPGLFGQPMQRQVWMAVNADSRDEAGVQMIVELIHNTFEERREWFDS; this is translated from the coding sequence ATGTCATTCATAGAATCCACAGGACGCCAGAGCGTTACCGAATACCGAACCTTCACCGCGAAACCCCGATCCTGGCTGGAACTGGCGGCCGGAATCGATCCCGAGGTGGCGCAATATTTCATGGTCAGCGCCCGTTGTGGTTGTTTCATGCAGGCCGCACGCACCCTCAACGTCAAGTCGACCCAGCTGCGCAAGCACTTGGCGCAGCTAGAGGCTCAACTGCAGCGTACGCTGTTCAAATTCCAGGGCAGTGCCCTGACCTTAAGCAGTGATGGGCAGCAACTGCAGGCGCAATTGATGGCCTTGGCCCACGAACGCAAGTTGCCGGTGATCGAACAGCCCGTGATACGCCTGGCAGTGGCCGAAACCATCCTGCACGACATTCTCGGCCGCGACCTGGTCTCGCTGTTGCGCCGCAACGCCAGCGTACGTCTGGACATCATTTCCCTGGACAGCGAATTGTCCCTGCAGGCCATCAGTGCCGACGTAGTGGTGTGGCTGGCCGGCACCGATTCGCCGCTGCCAGGTCCGAGTTTTGTCACCCGCGAACCCCAAGGGCTGGCGCGGCTCGATTACCTGCCACACATTGCCAAGCGCTACTCGCGGGTTGCGGCTCGGCCGGACAGCCTGGATGACCTGGCCGATTTCATGCTGGTGCAGTGGCAACATGATCGTCAGGTCGAGCATTTTCGGCCATGGAACAGCGTGGTGGATCAGCGACTGGCGGGGGTGGTGCAGTTGCATTCCTACGAACTGATGCTGGAGATGATCCGCTGCAGCGCATGCATTGGCCTGCTGCCGCACTACATGAGCCGGTTCGACCGGGGACTGGTGGCATTGCCGGGATTGTTCGGGCAACCGATGCAGCGCCAGGTGTGGATGGCAGTCAATGCCGATTCCCGGGATGAGGCCGGCGTGCAGATGATCGTCGAGTTGATCCACAACACCTTCGAAGAGCGGCGGGAGTGGTTCGACAGCTGA
- the ccoN gene encoding cytochrome-c oxidase, cbb3-type subunit I: protein MSTATIGQAYNYKVVRQFVVATIVWGVVGMAMGVWIASQLVWPEMNLDLPWTTFGRLRPLHTSLVIFGFAGSAQFAASYYAVQRTCQVRLYSDKLAAFTFWGWQSVILVMLVTLPLGYTTTKEYAEIEFSGAVWMTVVWVAYAVVFFTTVVQRKTRHIYVGNWFFGAFIVVIAMLHVVNHLAIPVDWFKSYPLYSGATDAMVQWWYGHNAVGFFLTTGFLGMMYYFVPKQVGRPVYSYRLSIVHFWALITLYIWAGPHHLHYTALPDWAQSLGMAMSLILLAPSWGGMINGMMTLSGAWHKLRTDPILRFLVLSLAFYGMSTFEGPMMAIKTVNALSHYTDWTIGHVHAGALGWVAMITFGSMYHMIPKVFGREQMYSTPLINLHFWLATIGTVLYIASMWVNGITQGLMWRAINDDGTLTYSFVEALQASHPGFVVRFAGGVFFLGGMLLMAYNTWRTVRVSDMAMAEREAQIA, encoded by the coding sequence ATGAGCACAGCAACAATCGGACAGGCCTATAACTACAAGGTCGTCCGCCAATTCGTCGTGGCGACCATCGTCTGGGGTGTCGTGGGGATGGCGATGGGGGTGTGGATCGCCTCGCAACTGGTATGGCCCGAAATGAACCTCGACCTGCCATGGACCACCTTCGGCCGTTTGCGCCCGCTGCACACCAGCCTGGTGATTTTCGGCTTTGCCGGCAGCGCGCAGTTCGCTGCCAGTTACTACGCGGTGCAACGTACCTGCCAGGTACGCTTGTATTCGGACAAGCTCGCCGCGTTCACCTTCTGGGGCTGGCAATCGGTGATCCTGGTGATGCTGGTCACCCTGCCGTTGGGCTACACGACGACCAAGGAATACGCCGAGATCGAGTTCTCCGGCGCGGTATGGATGACGGTGGTGTGGGTCGCTTACGCCGTCGTGTTCTTCACCACCGTGGTGCAGCGCAAGACCCGACATATCTACGTCGGCAACTGGTTCTTCGGTGCGTTCATCGTGGTGATCGCGATGCTGCACGTGGTCAATCACCTGGCGATTCCGGTGGACTGGTTCAAGTCCTATCCGCTGTATTCCGGGGCAACCGACGCCATGGTCCAATGGTGGTACGGCCACAACGCCGTGGGCTTTTTCCTGACCACGGGCTTCCTCGGGATGATGTATTACTTCGTGCCGAAGCAGGTCGGGCGGCCGGTGTATTCCTATCGGTTGTCGATCGTGCATTTCTGGGCGTTGATCACCCTGTACATCTGGGCCGGCCCGCATCATTTGCACTACACAGCGCTGCCGGACTGGGCCCAGTCACTGGGCATGGCGATGTCGCTGATCCTGCTGGCACCGAGCTGGGGCGGGATGATCAACGGCATGATGACGCTATCGGGGGCCTGGCATAAGTTGCGCACCGACCCGATTCTGCGCTTTCTGGTGTTGTCCCTGGCCTTCTACGGCATGTCGACCTTCGAAGGGCCGATGATGGCGATCAAGACCGTCAACGCCCTCTCCCACTACACCGACTGGACCATCGGCCACGTCCATGCCGGCGCCCTCGGATGGGTGGCGATGATCACCTTCGGCTCGATGTATCACATGATCCCCAAGGTTTTCGGCCGCGAGCAGATGTACAGCACGCCGCTGATCAATCTTCACTTCTGGCTGGCGACCATCGGCACGGTGCTGTACATCGCGTCGATGTGGGTCAACGGCATCACCCAGGGTCTGATGTGGCGCGCGATCAACGACGACGGCACGCTGACCTACTCCTTCGTCGAAGCCCTGCAGGCCAGCCATCCGGGGTTCGTGGTGCGATTCGCGGGCGGGGTGTTCTTCCTCGGCGGGATGTTGCTGATGGCGTACAACACCTGGCGCACGGTGCGGGTGTCGGACATGGCGATGGCCGAGCGTGAAGCGCAGATTGCCTGA
- a CDS encoding GNAT family N-acetyltransferase, with the protein MSASDSVITLERFNESHIDGITALYNDPAITRQVLQMPFQSTEVWRQRLVPGNERHLQLVALHQGMVIGNIGLEQFSRIRRSHAGNLGMAVAVAWQGKGVGSTLLAAALDTADNWMNLHRLELSVYADNESAIGLYRKFGFETEGLFRDYAVRDGVWVDTLSMARLRRSPKAG; encoded by the coding sequence ATGAGCGCCAGCGACTCTGTCATTACCCTCGAACGCTTCAACGAATCCCACATCGACGGCATTACCGCGCTCTACAACGACCCGGCCATTACCCGCCAGGTGCTGCAAATGCCGTTTCAGTCCACCGAGGTCTGGCGCCAACGCCTGGTTCCGGGCAACGAACGGCATTTGCAGCTGGTGGCGCTGCATCAGGGAATGGTCATCGGCAACATTGGCCTGGAGCAGTTTTCACGGATCCGTCGCAGCCATGCCGGCAACCTCGGCATGGCCGTTGCCGTGGCGTGGCAGGGCAAGGGCGTCGGTTCGACCTTGCTGGCGGCGGCGCTGGACACCGCCGACAATTGGATGAACCTGCACCGGCTCGAGCTTTCGGTGTATGCCGATAACGAATCCGCCATCGGGCTGTATCGCAAGTTCGGCTTCGAAACCGAAGGCCTGTTTCGCGACTACGCCGTGCGTGACGGCGTCTGGGTGGATACCTTGAGCATGGCGCGCCTGCGTCGCTCGCCCAAGGCCGGCTGA
- a CDS encoding YbjN domain-containing protein, with the protein MTQLISHVSPQSLTEVLQTAGYRVNQTEQNGIVQLLSASQGIGYAVRFGNPAVEQGSYVDFTFSCALRVQGALPAGLAELWNASRRFARLSVQGKFLLMEMDVVVAAGVSDDYLRGNLELWDRLLQEFIVYLREYSQNAAQLPARHETADEEVTAL; encoded by the coding sequence ATGACTCAATTGATCAGCCACGTCTCGCCACAATCGCTCACCGAAGTCCTGCAAACCGCGGGGTATCGGGTCAACCAGACCGAACAGAACGGCATCGTGCAGTTGCTCAGTGCCAGCCAGGGCATCGGTTACGCAGTGCGTTTCGGCAACCCGGCCGTGGAACAGGGCAGCTACGTCGATTTCACGTTCAGTTGCGCCTTGCGGGTGCAGGGGGCATTGCCGGCCGGGTTGGCGGAACTGTGGAACGCCTCGCGACGTTTTGCCCGGTTGTCGGTGCAGGGCAAATTTCTGTTGATGGAAATGGATGTGGTGGTGGCTGCCGGGGTGAGTGACGATTACCTGCGCGGCAACCTTGAACTCTGGGATCGCCTGCTTCAGGAGTTCATCGTCTATCTGCGTGAATACAGCCAGAACGCAGCGCAACTGCCGGCCCGGCATGAAACCGCCGACGAAGAGGTGACCGCCCTGTGA
- a CDS encoding DUF934 domain-containing protein — translation MNNLLRLEDAVARIVADDPWTLLRNPDGDLPTGPVILPLTRWLDDPQKHAVWLGPDDEVESLKPWFGHLPLIALDFPSFRDGRGYSQAYLLRTRLGWAGELRAVGDVLRDQLSHMRQCGFDSFAVREDKSAEDALKGLAGMSVLYGRSVIEPRPLFRRR, via the coding sequence ATGAACAATCTGCTGCGACTGGAAGACGCTGTGGCGCGGATTGTCGCTGACGATCCGTGGACGCTGCTCAGGAATCCCGATGGGGATTTACCGACGGGCCCGGTGATTCTGCCGTTGACCCGCTGGCTTGACGATCCGCAGAAGCATGCAGTGTGGCTGGGACCGGATGATGAAGTGGAAAGCCTCAAGCCATGGTTTGGACACCTGCCGCTGATTGCCCTGGATTTTCCTAGCTTCAGGGACGGTCGCGGATATAGCCAGGCGTACCTGCTGCGCACGCGATTGGGCTGGGCAGGTGAGTTACGCGCGGTGGGTGATGTATTGCGTGACCAGCTCAGCCATATGCGTCAGTGTGGTTTTGACAGCTTTGCCGTGCGCGAGGACAAATCCGCCGAGGATGCGCTCAAGGGGTTGGCCGGGATGAGCGTGTTGTATGGCCGCTCGGTGATCGAGCCGCGGCCGTTGTTCAGACGACGGTGA
- a CDS encoding tetratricopeptide repeat protein codes for MPKHKNKAPAPTPDSAPPLIARYLFPVTIGLLLMAVAGIGWFLFSSQQAPTAVVTAPVTVPVKPQPVAPAPAKMVDEQQCQGCHSEQVKDWQGSHHQLAMQPATAKTMLGDFNNVTFKAENETTRFLRNNDEFWVNTPGIDGKNADFKVAYTFGIAPLQQYLIEVGEGRLQAFGVAWDSEKQRWFHLYPGQGVNFKDPLHWSKPSQNANFMCVECHTTGYKRNFDPVKNTFDSHWNSLGVGCQACHGPASGHLAWTASKGDLSHAGFAIDLKDKDATVELETCARCHARRAPLGDGFTVGKRLMDDYLPSTLTRELYALDGKIKDEVFEHGSFTQSKMFDKGVRCSNCHNPHSTQLKAPGNGVCLQCHNSAGNTSVAGVDGKGLQAKNYDSIDHTRHPVGQPGSQCVDCHMPGKFYMGNDFRHDHSFSIPDPVRAKTLGTPDACLTCHQGKAGDKVTEQFKLWNSATTALAPRYDESLWLIRNGRPGAAQALYEQLQRSDLPAIQRATLLAELPLYPSEQALNLATRDLSNPAPQVRESAVRAISAFLPPAERASRLTPLLGDPVKAVRIVAARDLLSVARTGLGNAQANWNAAISEYETVQKSLAERAEANLNLAMLYQASGRGGEVEALLRTALKRDPDFHPALVTLVQWLEAGGRAQEAQALLQQSLKEHPDAALLQHTQGLALIRAGQADQAMPALRKAARLEPQNAQYGYVLAVALHDSGKVDDACHELERLLKEQPANRNARLALIQYYLENGQEPKAQVLLQGWKKMNMGDPALK; via the coding sequence ATGCCGAAACATAAAAATAAAGCGCCTGCACCGACCCCCGATTCAGCTCCGCCCCTGATTGCCCGTTATCTGTTTCCCGTCACCATAGGTTTATTGCTGATGGCCGTCGCGGGCATCGGCTGGTTTTTGTTCAGCAGCCAACAGGCTCCCACGGCCGTGGTCACTGCGCCCGTCACCGTACCGGTGAAGCCGCAACCGGTTGCCCCGGCACCGGCGAAAATGGTCGATGAGCAACAGTGCCAAGGCTGCCACAGCGAGCAAGTCAAGGATTGGCAAGGCTCCCATCACCAATTGGCGATGCAGCCCGCCACTGCCAAAACGATGCTGGGTGACTTCAATAACGTCACCTTCAAGGCCGAAAATGAAACCACCCGTTTCTTGCGCAACAACGACGAATTCTGGGTCAACACCCCTGGCATCGATGGCAAGAACGCCGATTTCAAGGTGGCCTACACCTTCGGCATAGCGCCGTTGCAGCAGTACCTGATCGAGGTCGGCGAAGGTCGGTTGCAAGCGTTTGGCGTGGCCTGGGATAGCGAAAAACAGCGCTGGTTTCACCTCTATCCGGGCCAAGGCGTGAACTTCAAAGACCCGCTGCACTGGAGCAAGCCCAGCCAGAACGCCAATTTCATGTGTGTCGAATGCCACACCACCGGCTATAAACGCAATTTCGATCCGGTCAAAAACACCTTCGACAGTCACTGGAACAGCCTCGGTGTCGGCTGCCAGGCCTGTCACGGCCCGGCGTCCGGTCACCTGGCGTGGACCGCCAGCAAAGGCGACCTGAGCCACGCCGGTTTTGCCATCGACCTCAAGGACAAGGACGCCACCGTCGAGCTCGAGACCTGTGCCCGCTGCCACGCCCGCCGCGCCCCCTTGGGCGATGGCTTCACCGTCGGCAAGCGCTTGATGGACGATTACCTGCCAAGTACCCTGACCCGCGAGTTGTACGCCCTGGATGGCAAGATCAAGGACGAGGTGTTCGAACACGGGTCGTTCACCCAGAGCAAAATGTTCGACAAGGGCGTGCGTTGCAGCAACTGCCACAACCCCCACAGCACCCAACTCAAGGCCCCCGGCAATGGCGTGTGCCTGCAATGCCACAACAGCGCCGGCAACACCTCGGTGGCAGGCGTCGATGGCAAGGGCCTGCAGGCAAAGAACTACGATTCAATCGACCACACCCGCCACCCCGTGGGCCAGCCCGGCTCGCAGTGCGTGGATTGCCACATGCCCGGCAAGTTCTACATGGGCAATGACTTTCGCCATGACCACAGTTTCAGCATTCCCGACCCTGTGCGCGCGAAAACACTCGGCACCCCGGACGCCTGCCTGACCTGTCACCAGGGCAAGGCCGGCGACAAGGTCACCGAACAGTTCAAGCTCTGGAACAGTGCCACCACCGCCCTGGCTCCACGCTACGACGAGAGCCTGTGGCTGATCCGCAACGGCCGGCCCGGCGCGGCGCAAGCCTTGTACGAGCAGCTGCAACGCAGCGATCTGCCGGCGATCCAGCGTGCGACCTTGTTGGCCGAATTGCCGCTGTATCCCAGTGAGCAGGCGTTGAACCTCGCCACCCGGGACTTGAGCAACCCGGCGCCGCAAGTGCGCGAAAGCGCTGTGCGGGCAATCAGCGCGTTCCTGCCACCGGCGGAGCGTGCGTCGCGGCTGACGCCATTGCTGGGGGATCCGGTGAAGGCCGTGCGCATCGTCGCGGCCCGGGACTTGCTCAGTGTGGCCCGCACGGGTTTGGGCAACGCCCAGGCCAACTGGAACGCGGCCATCTCCGAGTATGAAACCGTGCAGAAAAGCCTGGCCGAACGCGCCGAAGCCAACCTCAACCTGGCCATGCTCTATCAGGCCAGCGGGCGCGGCGGCGAAGTAGAAGCGCTGCTGCGCACAGCCCTCAAGCGCGATCCGGACTTCCACCCGGCGCTGGTGACGCTGGTGCAATGGCTGGAAGCCGGCGGGCGCGCTCAGGAAGCCCAGGCGCTGCTGCAACAGAGCCTGAAAGAGCATCCGGACGCCGCCCTGCTGCAACATACCCAAGGCTTGGCGCTGATTCGTGCCGGCCAGGCGGACCAGGCCATGCCGGCCCTGCGTAAAGCCGCTCGACTGGAGCCGCAGAACGCCCAATACGGCTATGTCCTCGCGGTGGCGTTGCACGACAGTGGCAAGGTCGATGACGCCTGCCATGAGCTGGAAAGACTGTTGAAAGAGCAGCCGGCGAATCGCAATGCGCGGTTGGCGCTGATCCAGTATTACCTGGAGAACGGGCAGGAACCGAAGGCGCAGGTGTTGTTGCAGGGCTGGAAGAAGATGAACATGGGTGATCCGGCGTTGAAGTGA